In Hoeflea ulvae, one genomic interval encodes:
- a CDS encoding acyl-CoA dehydrogenase family protein: MLPFKAPVDDILFSLLRVARASRVEGLDVELLREIIGHFASFAEEVIAPLDEPGDRQGCRLENGRVRMPYGFREAYADYAAQGWPGLTLAETHGGQALPGVVLAAISEIFSGACHSLQMVTGLVPGAARTIERFGTEAQKARYLPALASGACLSTMCLTEPGAGSDLSMVRTRAIKGGKGWKLSGEKIFISGGDQDLSDDILHLVLARTGAPEDGVKGLSLFLCPSQSDGVRNAVSVIRIEDKMGLHASPTCQLLYDSAEAELLGGEGEGLHAMFTMMNHARLDVALQGVAHASRAHDIASAYAAERRQGRKPDGAPAVLSDHADIRRMLDTQRSLALGARAMCHIALVELELGGRPQLIEFLTPLCKVFATEAGMRSADLGIQVLGGYGYLHEYRVEQTFRDARITAIYEGANGIHELGLATRGLSVHKGAGADAFGNLITELAEDAPDVMGQLEAWRALRAQVVASDQPAELAHEFAQASAQLFFRAVWNRMATGRSDFADAAEMARLSGFVARKLKGSWF; this comes from the coding sequence GTGTCGAGGGGCTCGATGTCGAGCTGTTGCGGGAGATCATCGGTCACTTCGCAAGCTTTGCCGAAGAAGTCATCGCGCCGCTGGACGAACCCGGCGACAGGCAGGGCTGCCGGCTGGAAAACGGACGGGTGCGCATGCCTTACGGGTTCCGTGAGGCCTATGCGGACTATGCCGCGCAAGGCTGGCCGGGACTGACCCTTGCCGAAACCCATGGCGGCCAGGCGCTTCCCGGCGTGGTTCTGGCCGCAATCTCCGAGATCTTTTCCGGCGCCTGCCATTCCCTGCAGATGGTGACCGGGCTGGTTCCGGGGGCTGCCCGCACGATCGAACGCTTTGGCACTGAGGCGCAGAAGGCGCGTTATCTGCCGGCGCTCGCCTCGGGCGCATGCCTCTCGACCATGTGCCTGACCGAGCCCGGTGCCGGGTCCGATCTGTCGATGGTGCGGACCAGGGCGATTAAGGGTGGCAAAGGCTGGAAACTCAGTGGCGAAAAGATCTTCATCTCGGGTGGCGATCAGGATCTCTCCGACGATATTCTGCATCTGGTTCTGGCCCGCACCGGAGCGCCGGAAGATGGCGTCAAGGGCCTGAGCCTGTTCCTGTGTCCGTCGCAATCAGATGGGGTGCGCAATGCGGTCAGCGTCATCCGGATCGAGGACAAGATGGGGCTGCACGCCTCGCCAACCTGCCAGCTGCTGTACGACAGTGCCGAGGCGGAGCTGCTGGGCGGTGAAGGCGAGGGGCTGCACGCCATGTTCACCATGATGAACCATGCCCGTCTCGATGTTGCCCTGCAGGGTGTTGCCCATGCGTCACGCGCCCATGACATTGCCAGTGCCTATGCGGCAGAACGGCGGCAGGGCCGCAAACCCGATGGCGCACCAGCGGTGCTGAGCGATCATGCCGACATTCGCCGCATGCTCGACACCCAGAGATCGCTTGCGCTCGGCGCCCGCGCAATGTGCCATATCGCGCTGGTCGAGCTGGAACTGGGAGGCCGTCCGCAACTGATCGAGTTCCTGACCCCGCTGTGCAAGGTCTTTGCCACCGAGGCAGGCATGCGATCGGCCGATCTCGGCATCCAGGTTCTGGGCGGCTACGGCTATCTGCACGAGTACCGGGTGGAACAGACTTTCCGCGATGCGCGCATCACCGCCATCTATGAAGGGGCGAACGGCATTCACGAACTCGGGCTGGCGACCCGGGGTCTCAGCGTGCACAAGGGCGCCGGCGCCGATGCCTTTGGAAACCTGATCACCGAACTGGCCGAAGACGCCCCTGATGTCATGGGGCAGCTTGAGGCCTGGCGTGCTCTGCGCGCTCAGGTGGTTGCCAGCGACCAGCCTGCGGAGCTTGCCCACGAGTTTGCCCAGGCAAGTGCGCAGCTGTTTTTTCGCGCGGTCTGGAACCGCATGGCCACCGGCCGGTCAGACTTTGCCGATGCGGCCGAAATGGCCAGGCTTTCCGGTTTCGTGGCCCGCAAGCTCAAGGGGTCGTGGTTTTAG
- a CDS encoding sulfatase-like hydrolase/transferase, producing MTDTPNVLWIMADQLRFDYLSCYGHPHLHTPHIDALAARGVRFTKTYVQSPVCGPSRMSAYTGRYVRSHGSTWNGIPLRVGEPTLGDHLREAGARAVLVGKTHMIADREGMAWLGIDPASEIGVRVSECGFEPFERDDGLHPDSPRQHWSAYDDYLVSLGYKSDNPWEDFANSGIDPDGELMSAWLLKNSRLPANVPEEHSETAYMTNRAMDFMSEAMEGDKPWLCHLSYIKPHWPYIVPAPYHDMYGAEHIVDPIRSQGERDTDHPLLRAYQQARVCRSFSRDHVREHVIPAYMGLIKQLDDNIGRLLAWMDEKGLSENTIIAFTSDHGDYMGDHWMGDKDFYHDVAAKVPLIIADPRPEADTTRGTVSDALVEMIDLAPTFMQAMGCASKPHIVEGRDLTPLLHATEGFSRRYAISEHDYSSFEMASALEVAQENARTVMIFDGRWKYVRCEGFRPVLFDLESDPDELIDLGGSDTAIHTRIRAEMEQALLTWALQYHTRITATAEVLLRQGKTAESGILIGFWDEAEFEEATGMPFASLTPAGRPGS from the coding sequence ATGACCGATACGCCAAATGTCTTGTGGATCATGGCCGACCAGTTGCGGTTCGATTATCTGAGCTGCTACGGCCACCCGCATCTGCACACCCCGCATATCGATGCCCTGGCAGCGCGCGGCGTGCGGTTTACCAAGACCTATGTGCAATCGCCGGTCTGCGGTCCCTCGCGGATGTCGGCCTATACCGGCCGCTATGTGCGCAGCCACGGCTCGACCTGGAACGGCATACCACTGCGTGTCGGGGAGCCGACACTTGGTGACCATCTGCGCGAAGCCGGTGCCCGGGCAGTACTCGTGGGCAAGACCCATATGATCGCCGACCGCGAGGGCATGGCCTGGCTCGGCATAGATCCGGCCAGCGAGATCGGCGTGCGCGTTTCGGAATGCGGCTTTGAACCGTTCGAGCGCGATGACGGGCTGCACCCCGACAGCCCGCGCCAACACTGGTCGGCCTATGACGACTATCTCGTCAGTCTCGGCTACAAATCCGATAATCCGTGGGAGGATTTCGCCAATTCCGGCATCGATCCCGATGGCGAGCTGATGTCGGCCTGGCTGCTGAAGAATTCGCGCCTGCCCGCCAATGTGCCCGAAGAACATTCCGAAACCGCCTATATGACCAACCGGGCGATGGATTTCATGAGTGAGGCGATGGAGGGCGACAAGCCGTGGCTGTGTCACCTGAGTTATATCAAGCCGCACTGGCCCTATATCGTGCCTGCACCCTATCACGACATGTATGGCGCCGAGCATATTGTCGATCCGATCCGCTCACAGGGCGAGCGGGACACCGACCACCCCTTGTTGCGCGCCTATCAGCAGGCCCGCGTCTGCCGCAGCTTTTCGCGCGACCATGTGCGCGAGCATGTGATCCCGGCCTATATGGGACTGATCAAGCAACTGGATGACAATATCGGGCGGCTGCTTGCCTGGATGGACGAGAAAGGACTGAGCGAGAACACGATCATTGCGTTCACCTCGGACCATGGCGACTACATGGGCGACCACTGGATGGGCGACAAGGATTTCTATCACGATGTGGCGGCAAAAGTGCCGCTGATCATTGCGGATCCGCGACCTGAAGCAGACACGACCCGCGGCACGGTCTCCGATGCGCTGGTCGAGATGATCGACCTTGCGCCCACCTTCATGCAAGCCATGGGATGCGCGTCCAAGCCGCATATCGTAGAGGGCCGGGATCTGACCCCGCTGCTGCATGCGACCGAAGGGTTTTCCCGCCGCTACGCCATCAGCGAACATGACTATTCCAGTTTCGAGATGGCCAGCGCGCTGGAGGTTGCGCAGGAAAATGCGCGCACGGTGATGATCTTTGACGGGCGCTGGAAATATGTCCGTTGCGAAGGGTTCCGGCCGGTGCTGTTCGACCTCGAAAGCGACCCGGATGAGCTCATCGATCTGGGTGGATCCGACACAGCCATCCACACACGGATCCGTGCGGAGATGGAGCAGGCGCTGCTGACCTGGGCGTTGCAATATCACACACGCATCACGGCGACTGCCGAGGTCCTGCTGCGGCAGGGCAAAACAGCGGAAAGCGGCATCCTGATCGGGTTCTGGGACGAGGCCGAATTCGAAGAGGCCACGGGCATGCCGTTTGCCAGCCTGACCCCGGCCGGCCGGCCCGGTTCCTGA